One window of the Terriglobales bacterium genome contains the following:
- a CDS encoding GAF domain-containing protein, with product MNPVSTPAAEAPRKLESFLLDVSDAMNTTLDLDTLLKRIAELVRQVIDFEHFGILLVQEKTQELRLRFHIGHDVGRIEKLRLRVGVGVTGKAVERREAILVDDVDQVDFYLEGHEGVRSELAVPLIAKDKVIGVVDLQSSRPHAFTEEHKRMLVLLASRIAAGIENARLYTRVARQARTLELLNEISRELTGILHLDTLMQRIADHCRRVVEYHMFSILLADEAGTKLRHRFSVRFNEKVQIKTEIAFGDGLVGYSAQHKQAVVVPDVKKDPRYIEINPETRSELVVPLIHQDKVIGVLDLEHTKRGYYNETHARTMTTLAAQLAIAIQNARLYERVQKEEQRLERDLATARELQFRLLPAGCPALKNAEIAARYEPAHAIGGDLYDFLDYSLDRVGIAIGDVSGKGASAALYAALVSGLLRSTAASEPAAAEMLSAVNLSLRERGIDAQFVSLIYGIWDDHERVLQVANSGLPRPIHCRDGQTMTVQATGLPLGLFDDAEFEEVTLQTEPGDVIIFYSDGVTDARNQYGGLFGRERLEKVVAASCHGSAGDIVQAIFDATCEECLDMPQFDDKTVVAIKVR from the coding sequence ATGAATCCCGTTTCCACTCCGGCCGCCGAGGCCCCGCGCAAGCTGGAATCGTTCCTGCTCGACGTCTCGGACGCCATGAACACCACGCTCGACCTGGATACGCTGCTCAAGCGCATCGCCGAGCTGGTGCGCCAGGTGATCGACTTCGAGCACTTCGGCATCCTGCTGGTGCAGGAGAAGACCCAGGAGTTGCGCCTCCGCTTCCACATCGGCCATGACGTGGGCCGCATCGAGAAGCTGCGCCTGCGCGTGGGCGTGGGCGTGACCGGCAAGGCGGTGGAACGCCGCGAAGCCATCCTGGTGGACGACGTCGACCAGGTGGACTTCTACCTGGAGGGGCATGAAGGCGTGCGCTCCGAGCTGGCCGTCCCGCTCATCGCCAAGGACAAAGTCATCGGCGTCGTCGACCTGCAGTCCAGCCGTCCCCACGCCTTCACCGAGGAACACAAGCGGATGCTGGTGCTGCTGGCCTCGCGCATCGCCGCCGGCATCGAAAACGCCCGCCTGTACACCCGCGTGGCCCGGCAGGCACGCACCCTCGAACTGCTCAATGAGATCAGCCGCGAGCTCACCGGCATCCTGCATCTGGATACCCTGATGCAGCGCATCGCCGACCACTGCCGGCGCGTGGTCGAGTACCACATGTTCAGCATCCTGCTGGCGGACGAGGCCGGCACCAAGCTGCGACACCGTTTTTCGGTGCGCTTCAACGAGAAAGTGCAGATCAAGACCGAGATCGCGTTCGGCGATGGGCTGGTGGGCTACTCCGCCCAGCACAAGCAGGCGGTGGTGGTGCCCGACGTCAAGAAGGACCCCCGTTACATCGAAATCAATCCGGAAACCCGGAGCGAGCTGGTGGTGCCGCTTATCCACCAGGACAAGGTCATCGGCGTGCTCGACCTCGAGCACACCAAGCGCGGCTACTACAACGAGACCCACGCCCGCACCATGACCACCCTGGCGGCGCAACTGGCCATCGCCATCCAGAACGCGCGCCTGTACGAGCGCGTGCAGAAGGAAGAGCAGCGGCTGGAGCGCGATCTGGCCACGGCGCGCGAACTGCAGTTCCGCTTGCTCCCGGCCGGCTGTCCGGCGCTGAAGAATGCCGAAATCGCCGCCCGCTACGAACCCGCTCACGCCATCGGCGGCGACCTGTACGACTTCCTGGACTATTCCCTCGACCGCGTCGGCATCGCCATCGGCGACGTCAGCGGCAAGGGGGCCAGCGCCGCACTGTACGCCGCGCTGGTCAGCGGCCTGCTCCGCTCCACCGCAGCCTCGGAACCGGCGGCGGCCGAGATGCTCTCCGCCGTCAACCTCTCGCTGCGCGAACGCGGCATCGACGCCCAGTTCGTCTCCCTCATCTACGGCATCTGGGACGACCACGAGCGCGTGCTGCAGGTGGCCAACTCCGGCCTGCCGCGTCCCATCCATTGCCGCGACGGCCAGACCATGACGGTGCAGGCCACCGGCCTGCCCCTGGGCCTGTTCGACGACGCCGAGTTCGAGGAGGTCACGCTGCAGACCGAGCCCGGCGACGTCATCATCTTCTACAGCGACGGCGTCACCGATGCGCGCAACCAGTACGGCGGGCTGTTCGGCCGCGAGCGACTGGAGAAGGTGGTGGCGGCGTCCTGCCACGGCTCAGCGGGAGACATCGTGCAGGCCATCTTCGACGCCACCTGCGAAGAGTGCCTCGACATGCCGCAGTTCGACGACAAGACCGTGGTGGCCATCAAGGTGCGGTAG
- the lysA gene encoding diaminopimelate decarboxylase, producing the protein MLSSRPLAFPRRRSDLCCERVPLARLAAKFGTPLYVYSANAVRARYRAFDRAFGSVPHTVCYSVKANPSLALLRMLAGMGAGFDVVSGGELERVLRADRRAARRVVFSGVGKTAAEMDAALRAGILLFNVESASELELLAQRAARLPIRAPVALRVNPDVPAATHPYISTGLRQHKFGVPIGEAERLYRRAGREKWLEVVGVSVHIGSQITSVAPFRSAMARVAALARRLKSEGFRIHYLDAGGGLGIAYERGGATDFAAYARAVMAPLKGLDAHLLLEPGRALVGPAGALLARVLYVKRNGRKRFLILDAAMNDLLRPALYDAYHAVVPVSSAAGRRLRVHDVVGPICESSDFLAHDRRLPEMAEGDLVAILDTGAYGMSLASNYNSRPRAAEVLVEGRTARLIRRRETSADLMRLEDSAR; encoded by the coding sequence ATGCTTTCTTCGCGTCCACTCGCCTTCCCGCGCCGCCGCTCAGACCTCTGTTGCGAGCGCGTCCCGCTCGCGCGTCTTGCGGCGAAGTTCGGAACGCCCCTGTACGTGTATTCAGCGAACGCTGTGCGCGCACGCTACCGTGCTTTCGACCGCGCTTTCGGCAGTGTGCCGCACACCGTCTGTTATTCGGTTAAGGCCAACCCCAGCCTGGCCCTGCTTCGGATGCTGGCCGGGATGGGCGCGGGCTTCGACGTAGTCTCAGGCGGCGAGCTGGAGCGCGTACTGCGCGCCGATCGCCGTGCCGCCCGGCGTGTGGTCTTCTCCGGCGTGGGCAAAACGGCGGCAGAGATGGACGCCGCCCTGCGCGCCGGCATCCTGCTGTTCAACGTGGAAAGCGCGTCCGAACTGGAGCTGCTCGCCCAACGCGCGGCACGCCTCCCCATTCGTGCTCCCGTGGCGCTGCGCGTGAATCCCGATGTGCCTGCGGCCACGCACCCCTACATCTCGACCGGCTTGCGGCAGCACAAGTTCGGTGTGCCCATCGGGGAAGCTGAGCGCCTCTACCGCCGGGCGGGCCGGGAAAAGTGGCTCGAGGTCGTGGGCGTGAGCGTGCACATCGGATCGCAGATCACCAGCGTGGCGCCGTTCCGCTCCGCCATGGCTCGCGTGGCAGCCCTGGCGCGCCGGCTCAAGTCGGAAGGATTTCGCATCCACTACCTTGATGCCGGCGGTGGCCTCGGCATCGCGTACGAACGCGGCGGTGCCACCGACTTCGCCGCCTACGCCCGCGCCGTCATGGCCCCACTCAAGGGGCTGGACGCGCATCTGCTGCTCGAGCCCGGGCGCGCACTCGTGGGACCGGCGGGAGCGCTCCTTGCCCGCGTGCTCTATGTGAAGCGCAACGGTCGCAAGCGATTTCTTATCCTCGATGCGGCCATGAACGACCTGCTGCGCCCCGCGCTCTACGACGCTTACCACGCCGTCGTGCCGGTTTCGTCCGCCGCCGGCCGCAGGCTGCGCGTGCATGACGTGGTCGGCCCGATCTGCGAGTCGAGCGACTTCCTGGCCCACGATCGCAGGCTGCCGGAGATGGCCGAGGGCGATCTGGTAGCCATCCTCGACACCGGCGCCTACGGCATGTCGCTGGCCTCGAACTACAATTCCCGCCCGCGCGCGGCAGAGGTGCTGGTGGAAGGACGCACGGCGCGCCTGATCCGCCGCCGGGAAACCTCGGCCGACCTCATGCGCCTGGAAGATTCTGCCCGCTAG